The Lycium ferocissimum isolate CSIRO_LF1 chromosome 8, AGI_CSIRO_Lferr_CH_V1, whole genome shotgun sequence DNA segment CGATGGATGATGGTTGAAGAGCAACCACTAAACCCAGTTGGGAAGTAGTGTTAACCTTATGTGTTTGCTTTTTTCTAAACCTAATGCTATTTTTAATGTGCTACGGAGAATCTGTTTGACTTTCTATGCTCCAAAAGAGCTGAAACCATATCTGGTAGACTTAACaagaagtagttaaaatacATTACTAAAGTACGgtcatgatacactatgattaCCCAGAAGGACCATGCACATAAGAATTTTAACGGCATAAGGAGCAATTTTACTAATAGACAATGAATAGGCAATCACTGCCAGGACAACCAAATGCAAcgttttgctttttcttttttcttttttttttttttttttttggggggggggtgagGGGGGGAATGTAATGATTAATTTACCAGTCATAATACTTTAAGCAAACATATTATTTTGGTGCAAGCTTATGTGACTTGTACCATAAGTATTGTCAACTAGCAGACAAAATAAGACCTCTTAACATGTGAACTAGCAAATGACCTTTCTTTCTGCTTCTTTCGAGGAATTCGAAAGATCATACTGTTCAACAATCCTATGAGCAAACGCAGTACATACTTGATGACTATATACATAAGCTAAAAGTTCCAGACTTAAAAATATGTCCACCTCTTTAAAATTAGAAGTCAAAAGTTACACTGCATAAGGTACAAGTAGCTATGTTATCATACCTTCCTCTTCATCTCTTTCAGCATATCTTCAAGCCCTGCCCGCTGAGCACCAAGACCTTCTAATTGTCTCTGCAAATATAAGCATCAATAACTTAAAAATTCTGTGGGGGCagttatttctttatttcttgagAAATAAGGCTGTGAAAACAATTATTATGGCTGCAACTCAAAGATTGTTCATCCAGTAAACAGAATATCCCCCAAATGGATCCAACAGAAGTGACGAACTTTGTCTTCCACAGTCCATAAATTCAacctttttttactttttttatcgGTAAAGGATAAGTATATTGATTACCAGCATCAAGTGAGTGCTGGAAGTGCTCAAAAATTCTACCATGGCTTTTACCAAAAGAGTGTGTAAAGACACATTTGTTCACTATACTAACAGTTCTTTCTGCTCTCAAAATGTCTTGCATTCCTTTCCTTCCAGGTGGACCACCAAATAAATTCAACCTTTTTCTATAACAGAGATATCTGGGCCAGCTTGTGCGAACCTCGACTATAAATCCGGGTTGTTGCTATCTCCCACCTGTACAAGTACTGGATAACGCTGCCCACCAAGGCTTTGGCGATCGGAAAGAAATTCAACTATTTCTGGATCTATCAGTATTTTCTAAATTACTTTTGCAACATGTAAAGCTTACACTTACTACACCCCAAACTTGTCCACTGATTTGTTGGCCATGGAAGGATTTTAAACTAGATCATCAGGCTACAGTTGCTTAAAATTATTAAACCTAGGCATTAATCAGGCTAGTTAATAAGCTTTCTTTTCTACTGTTGGTACTTATGGTGAATCTTCATGTTTCATTTTTGTGTATTCACTAATAGAGTATTCTTTTAATACACCAAACTTGCAACATATATTTTTACACGGTGTctctgaagaaaaaaattacttgaTTCTGTCTTATAAGTAATTAGACAATTTTCAAAGTGAAGTAGCTACGCCTTCGAAACAAAACATGTGGGTGCtgtataatttcttttaaataaataGGTTACATTAACCAGTAACATTTTTTAGTAAACATCACTAGTGATTTCGAGAGAATTTTCTATAGCTACTCTACAAACACGGTTGCAACATAACCCATGATAAAGGATACAGCAAGAAGAGCAATACACATGTAGCATTGTTAACCCATCTTACCAAGCTCTGCTTCAGAGCTCCCGCAATGGCGTCTTCATTGGCATCCAACGACATGATTGGTCTTGCTAAGGTCGGAAGAGCAGATTCAATCTATCACAGAGAGGAGTGCCAGGTTAGGTTATGCTTCTGCTAGCTACTTGGGGAGATATAAAAGTAATACTATCACATTGTAAGCaatgactttaactttgaaCTTCTTCTCCAACTGTACCATGGTCTATACATACAACAAACTAAAGAGCGAGCACTTCAAAGTTGTGTAGCTGAATatctaagaatccaaatctAGTCATTGTAACCTTTTAATATAAGAATAAAagcatatatttttttgaaaatgagagaacGGTGCCATTTATTAAATACATATCAAACTAATCACCATGCTCTACCAACGACATAAGTTGTCGGAGAGATTTTATCTCTGATAGCTCATTAACTCAATTTCCACAATGTGACAACTATCCTAAGAATACCCACTAATACTAATATGTAGAACATCAGaattcttttctacatgttCTGATGAGTGAAGTTTCGTGACATAGCTAAATACGCATCACATGACTAGTTATCTAAAATAAGGTTTCAGAAAGAATCTAACTCTCAATAAATACACATACTGGACGGCGGTCAAGGATTGACATGAGTGCTGCATGATCCCTCACTGATCGTTCAATCCTTGCATCACTCTCCGCAGCTTGCTTCAAGTTAGCTGCAAACCTGTTTAACCTGTCCTGTAGGTTCTTTGTTAGAGTACTAGATTGAGGCCTTGTCCATCGTGTTCCAAATTGACTTCTAAATTGAGCATCTTCTGCTGCTTCTTTTTGCAGAAGCTCCTCAGTTTGGACCAGTAATTCCTGGTTCACCCTCTTCAGATCATTGAGCTGCTGTAGCTCAGCTTCTAAACCAGCTGGACCACCACAAATTTGAACTGCCTCTACATCTTCTTTTAAGGCCATGGGTAGAGTTAAGTTTCCCTCCAGAGCAAGAATAGAATCAGGCAAGTCCATTTCCCTTAGCTTAACTCGAGCTAGCTCACTTCCCTGTTGCAATCTCTCAGCTTGAGTCCTAATGACATCATCAACCATTTCGGTGTACCTGGATAAAGCTTTAGCGCTGTTATCAGGAACAAGACTGGCAAACATCTTCTCCTTGCTTGCGTCCAGAACATCATTCATTGGCATAGGCTTGACCATTGAAAATGCTGGAAGAGGAGGCAGAGAACTGGCTTGTGGAACTCTCATGAGGTACACTCTATCATTCTCCTTCACAGCTCTCGCCAAGTTTTGATTTAAATTAGCCTCTAGCTTATTAATTGCATCCAAGAGCTGCTGCGCTGCTCCCTTTGGTGATGTTTTTTTGGCCTCAGACAACGCACTAATCCCACTTTTCAACCTTGCAATTTCCTCTGCAATTTCTTCTTTCTCGTGGAGCTCCATACCATACCTATAGCAAGCCTCAGCATAAAACAACGCAGCTTTGAGTTGAACATGAGCCACCCAGCCCTTGTCAAAGTGGTAGTTCAGAGGTGCAACATTTAATGCTGCCAAAGCTTCCTCGTAATAAATCCCAACCTGTAATCATACGTGAAAACTTATTTAAAAACTAATTGTTGCATTTATTAGTGCAAAGAGAAATTTCATCATCTTACATCACAATAGCAGACCAACCAGAAAATGTCATTGCCAACATAATATATCCAAAATGGCCTTCTAATATATTACCAAATATCAATAATGCATTTGTTGCATCCTATGCAAGTGGGGTGTTTGTTATCTTCCATACAGTAGAATAAAAAGTTAAACTTGACTAGACTACAGAAAGTATGAAGTGGCAAAGGCTGAAACAAAAAAGGTACTATAACCAATAGAAAACCTGTCTTGAAATCTTTGCACAGACTCCAGGAGTGCTTCCCTTGGCAATAGTATTCTCGAAAACACACTCCTGAGCCTGCGCTAGCATGAGTCTTTCCAACATCCCAGCACATTCCACTGACATGTCAACCGTGGTGGAGTTACCCATTGATGCCTTCATCGCCACATTGTCTCTTAGGAAGGCGAATGCCCCAGCTGCAGCAATAAAGGAATGTGATGCCTGCCTTCGCCCCTCCACTGCTGATCGATCCAAACTCAATCCCATCTGACTGTGCACTGCCCCCAGATTGAACAAAACTGCAGCTTTCTCTgcgggggaaaaaaaaaagatgctaAATAACTCATGTAACGGGATGACAATAACTAAGTTCAAATTTGACTTCCGAAAATTCATAAGTTCGCCATATTATATAGAGAAGGTACAAGTTAGAACTTAGTGACCATTTAGATATTGGCACAAAACTAATCTTTAAATACCTTTGCATGTTTGGGTTTTTTGGATTTTCTACTTATTTAATCATATTTTCTATTAAACAAGATTTTATAATCAAATTCAATGGTTAGTTACTCCTCGAAAAGATAAACTTTAGCAATTAACCAAACAGGACCAGCATCCAAATGATGCATGTCTTTCTTATCTATTACCTTCTGCATCAggcaattaaaattttaatcttGTTAAAGTTTTTAAATCTCTGGAGCAAATTCGGATGTTATCCCAAAATCCTAATTCCAGGATACTTGATGCatttggaaaggaaaataagacCAATGTATGTTAGCAGCTCAAAATCAAGTGCAAAGCAATTTTGAGTTATACTTCATGCATTATAAGTTATACGATAAACAAGAAGCAAAGGAGAGGCgatttaaaggaaaaatatgatcAATGTAGAAGCTCAAAGAAGCAATTCTAAACTGTACTTCACGCATCACCTATTGCGCATCAAAATTTCAAGTCCAATCAATGTAAAAGCTAAAAGAAGCAATTCTAAATTGAACTTCATGTATCACCTATTGTACGTATAATTTCAAGTCCAACCAAATAATAGTTAATTCAATACTTATATGAGCTCAAAATCAAGTGCAAAGCAATTTTAAGTTATACTTCATGCATTATAAGTTGTACAATAAAGGAGCagggaagaaaatgaaaaacatgatTAATGTAGAAGCTCAAAGAAGCTGTACTTCACGCATCATCTATTGTACGCATAATTTCAAGTacaatcaaataaaagttaattCAATACCTAGATTAATGTAGAAGCTTAAAGAAGCAATTTGTACTTCACGCATCACCTATAGTACACATGATTTGAAGTccaatcaaataaaagttaattCAATACTAGATGAATGTCGAAACACGCATAATTTCAAGTACAATTAATAAAAGTTAAATTCAATACCTAgatgaatcaattctaaacTGTACTTCAGGCATGACCTATTGTACATCATAATTTCAAGCCCAATCAAATAAATGTTACTAATTCAATACCTAGATGAATGTAGAAGCTCAAAGAAGCAATTCTACAATTGTACTTCACGCATCAGCTATTGTAcgcataatttcacttcaatacCTAGATGAATGTAGAAGCTCAAAGAAGCAATTCTAGAATTGTACTTAACGCATCACCTATTGTAcgcataatttcacttcaatacCTAGATGAATGTAGAAGCTCAAAGAGGCAATTCTAGAATTGTACTTAACGCATCACCTATTGTAcgcataatttcacttcaatacCTAGATGAATGTAGATGCTCAAAGAAGCAATTCTAGAATTGTACTTAACGCATCACCTATTGTAcgcataatttcacttcaatacCTAGATGAATGTAGATGCTCAAAGAAGCAATTCTAGAATTGTACTTAACGCATCACCTATTGTACGCATAATTTCAAGTACAATCAAATAAAGTTAATTCAATATGGTCAATGTAGAAGCTCAAAGAAGCAATTCTACAATTGTACTTCACGCATCATCTATAGTACATCATAATTTCAAGTCCACTCAAGTAAATGTTAGTACTAATTCAATACCTAGATGAATGCTATACCTCGTGCATCATAAGTTGTACGATAAACGAATAGGGAAGAAAATCAAAAACATGATCAATGTAGAAGCTCAAAGAAGCTGTACTTCATGCATAATCTATTGTACATTATAATTTCAAGTCCAATCAAGTAAATGTTAGTACTAATTCAATACCTAGATGAATGTTATACCTCGTGCATTATAAGTTGTACGATAAAGAAGcatggaagaaaatgaaaaacatgatCCATATAGAAGCTCATAGAAACTGTACTTCATGCATAATCTATTGTACATCATATTTTCAACtcaaaacaaatcaaatttaattcaaatacCTAGATGAACGTTATACCTCGTGCATTATAAGTTGTGCGATAAAGAAGAAtggaagaaaattaaaaaaaaaaaaatcaatgtaGAAGCTCAAAGGAGCTGTACTTCATGCATAATGTATTGTACATCATAATTTCAACtcaaaacaaatcaaatttaattcaaatacCTAGATGAATGTTATACCTCGTGCATTATAAGTTGTACGATAAAGAAGcatggaagaaaatgaaaaaaaaatcaatgtaGAAGCTCAAAGAAGCTGTACTTCATGCATAATGTATTGTACATCATAATTTCAACTCAAAacaaatcaaattcaataccTAGATGAATATTCTGCTGGACAGCTTTCtgtttatttttgaaagtatcATACCAAGTAAAAAAAACAGAATTAATATGATCCTTATCATTTGATATAGGAAATCTCGATTCAACAGCACAAAGGGCTTTATAGTAATTTTGCAGTACATCACGACGAGCAGGTAACGAATCTGCTGGTACACGTTCAATTTCGATACGGTATTGTTTAATTGTTTGGAGATCATCTTCCAGATTTTGAGCTTCACGTTCAGAGTAATTGAAAACGATGTAGTTTCGTAATGGACGGTAGAGATCGAACGATACGGTTTTTTTCTCGAAGATTGCTAACATCACGTTTGTCGCCGCCGTTGATGACGGTGACGTCATGGTTAACGGTGACCTttacagtgatgatgatgattcaatAGAtacaaaatgtttttttttttcaatttatttgtaagaaggaagaagaaaatgagaggTTAGGCGAAGAATTCAAGGGTGTAATTTGGTGCTACTACTATTATTTTTCCaagttttccttcttttttcttccttgTAGTCCACGCTGATTTATTTTTGTGtctttaaatattataaattgtTATTTATAGTAATTTCTAAATGTGttgattatattttaaaaaacataaaaattatatgTTCGAATTTACGAtgaaattaatttcttgaaatctgTATTGTATCACATTTATTGGGACGAACTGAGTAGTAAATGTTGACATCGATATTAATGTTGTTTGCTTAGCATAAAAGGAagacattttctttcttttttttataggaaaatgaagagataaacaccaaagaaaaatataaagttTTTTATATTGTCATTATTATTGGCTACTGTTACGTAAAATTGAAATCTCTAATTAGCGACAAAGGTATTATATTCATTTTAATAATTACCGCAATGAGTACCAATGCAAAACCAAGACTAATGAGTTGTTAGGAGCTGTTATAGATGAATGAGGAGATAAActttgtataaaaataaaagttctaATATTCATTTTAATAATTACAGCAACAAGTGCCAATGCAAAACTAAGACTAATGAGCTGTTAGAAActttgtataaaaataaaagttctaATAGTCATTAgcaatatattttaaatttctctTTCGAGAGTTCTcatattattaaattttattattcaAATACGCTATGTCTGAAAAAACTCAGCTCATTATTTTGTTGCTTGAAAAACTCAGCTCAAATAACGTAACTCATTATGTTTTAGATGAActttatttaaacataaactTCATAAAGATTGACTATTTGATCATCGAGTTAActatattaatgatattatgtcGTGAAATATAATCACATTACTTTAGCGAACAAGTATgcgaagaaaaattaaaattagaaaTCTCGCTTGAACTGACCCACTTATGTTGAGGCATAGCTCCAGACCAAATCAAAAGTCAACTAGACTCTACTTAAATTCTTACCAAGTCTTGCGACTAGTTGTCTagtataaataaaatgaaaaatattgcAAATCAGGTGTTAGAACTATGAATTAAGTGAAAGAATAAGATGGGGAGATAATTATTTACTATTTATATTGGTGTGAGATAATAAATACTATCAAATAAGTAGAGTAGAAGACATGAATTCATTTGAATCAAGCATCTCGATATACATGGCAAAATACAGCTTGACACGTGTCGAAACAGTATCGAGAAACGTGACGGAGGAAGATGAAACGTTTCCAATTACGGCATTTAATACAAGTAAACCCCTGGTTGTATCCAGAGTCAAATTACAAGGTAAAGCCACACAGGGTAATTAATAGCAGAATAAAGTTACAAGACTGGACCGGATCTGAAGCAGACAGTACAATTTAGAATTAAAGGCAATATTCATTGCTCATTATTAGTCATtattagaatttaattactGGTTAAAAGGTCCATGTATTTGTACAATAAAAGCAGCTTAACAACCCAAAAGAAAGATCATAGAATAACACCGATTGCACACTATTCTTACAAGCTTTACTGTTCACATTTATTCTTTTAAATTGCTCTTTTGCTCCGAATTTGTATGCTTGTTCTTAGAAAGCTTGAGGGCTTTACAGTTCCACCGGTGCAAACCTATCAAAGGATTTGCTTTCAGAATCATTTAAGCCCAGGCTCAATTGctttatatttaatttcttttagtcaATTAATTCATCTATTATCATTTTAATTAGCTTATTTTCACTGCTTATAACAAAATCAAatcacgtatcctttaaaccactaaACAAATTTAACTGTTCTCTTTTTAGGGTAAACAATCTTAGCTCAAACTCATCTATTAgaaaatttattaaacaagtACAAATAATAACTCAAACCCAATAAATCAAATAAGTTATATTAAAAGCTTGAATCTAAATTATAAATCTTATTTCGAGTAttctatataataaaataatcaagGTACGTCCAAAAATTATTCTGAGACACTACTAGGGGTGGACGGTCCgtattcggttcggtatttaTAAATTTCGGGTTTGGTAATTCGGTAATCGATTATTCAAAGTAGAtatcaaataccaaaccaaaatAGTTTGGTTCGGTAATCGGTAAATCAAACTTTTGTTTGGTATAATATTCGGTAATACCATATTAAAGTTGGACAACATAACTTGTAAACACAAATCCCAAATCTTTCGATCAATATATAATCTTAAAAAAGAATAGACAAATTCGTCCCGGTTTGAGTAAGAAAATGCACATCACCAAATTCTTAACCCAAACAATTTGTTTTTGTATACGCTTGAATTGTTTGTGTGGGAATTGTTGATCTTCATGATGTGCAAAATAGATGATTCATCAAATTATAGTTATTTTTAAGCTGGCCGGACATCAAAAACAACTTACGTACAATTATTGTAATGATACATGGGCCGTAATTAGGGTTAAGGGGTAGGCCTTCAAATAATTAAAACCACCGAATACCAAACAATATTAATATTTAGTACTAAATCCGAACTCAAATCTCgcaattttgaaattttactaCCGAACATCGTACCGAATTACCAACTCCTACTAATTACCAAAATTACTAATTCGGTTTGATAATTCGGGTTTCCCTTATTTATGCTTAGCCCTAGCTAGACActagtggtcgtttggtagtTAGTcaaaattatcccgggattataatcccgggactaatttatctacttcttgaaattattttatcccatctggAAGATGAGATAAAATAATTCCAACCTTagtgggataaggtgggatatcccacctgTAGGACTAGGCTTCATTTTATACAATGTTTGATACCTACCAAACACGATACAAAATATTAGTCTTTGGGACAGCCaataccatgcaccaaacggcCCCGTCCCAtcattgaaccaatttcttagCAAGCCGCTTTGCTCATCTACCTATTAAACAAAGGATAAAAACACCGCGTTGGAGCACGCAACACGGATCATCCCAATCTACTTTCGAATTCATCCATTTGAGCCCTTatattgtttttcctttttctataaATACCCCCCAATTTCTCAACTTTTCGAACTCTCTAGGACAATTTGGGCAACTTTTCTTTCTATCAACAACGAGTCAAagccccttcttctttttcttcaaatcttcCCAATTCTTCTCTTTTCCGTTTCATCAGGTTTTAAGGTATGTTGATCTAATAACTCAGTTACTTCATAATTTCTTGCCATTTTATTTGGTGATGTTACTAACATTCTAGGGTTTTATTCTGTTGCTTCAATTTACGTTGCAAAGGTTGTTACTTTTAGTCTAAAAAGTTTGTTTATCGTCAAATCGAGTTAAATCTCCAGCTACTTCAAAATTCCttgccttttttgtttttttttaatatatcctGTAAACTTCAAAGCTGATTGTTATCTAAAGATTGTTTGGGTTTTTGAACTGGGTTTTGTGTTTGAAATTGCTTGGTCCTTGTTCCGCCTGTTTAGTattctaaaaaaattgaatctttagtttctactccctccgtcccataataagtgtcaccttaacaaaaaacacgcatattaagaaattaataatgcaatgtgaagtttactaaatcactcctatataataaaactagattacttttaccttttgattagagcatgcacaagaaataaaccttttgacattgggaatccaacaatactAAGTTATTATGTGGCTTTTCCAATCTAGAcgttactttattgtctaagggtagaattggaaagaactagtcaatttatgtcttggttttctaaggtgacacttattatgggacaaaaaaaattggctaaggtgacacttattatggaacggagggagtaattctTTTTCATTCGGCCTATTATTGTTACATTTATGAGTTTCTGTATTTGTTGTTCAGAAAATTAACTTGAAATCTGATTGTTATCTAAAGATTGTCTGGGTTGATATGTATTCTCTATTGAATATAGGAAGCTGTTTTGATTTAGAGATGAGAATTATTTAGCTGTGAAAAGTTGTATAacctcttttttgttttttgtttttggaatGCAGATTCTTCCGGGAAGTTGGTGGAAGGGGTGATTTGAGCTTGAGATAGGAGATTTGGCTAGCTATTTGGTTGTtatatataaggtaagaaaCCTGTTCCAGTTTGCAATTCTATTTCTTTTTCAGTTGGTGTCATTGCACCCGTCAATTGTAACTTCATTTGAACAGTCTTGAAGAGTTTGTTAAATACAATTTTCCAGCTGAcaaagaactgaaaacttgttTATACTGTACTGATAATTGCTTGATCTTTGTTATCTTAGTATAAGATTCATGGTCCAATGaagtttctttttctctttctcgaAAGCAGTGTTATTTGAGCTTTTCACCTATCTGTTTCACTTACGGCCTCTGTCTCTAAGTCAGTTTATCATAGGATTTGTTGTGCTTGTTGGTTCTAGATAGAGATGCCAATAAGTGTAAACCAATGATAGTGGTGAATGTTGAAATATTTGTTGTGATGCGTTGTTATTAGTGCTTGGTTTGGTGATTGGTATCGTTTGCAATTGCTTGCCATATCAGTGAGGCCCAACACTGAATCTGGTTTATAGCAGTTTATTCAGCGTATATAACAGATCTAGGCTCAAATTATATGTTACTCAGAGGATATAACTAGTCTAATTGCTACTAAATATGTGATCTATCTAGTTTGACAAAATATCACAGTAAATTATGCTTCCCGTATCATTAATGAATGTGGATTTATGGTTTGATACTATATTgcaattatgttttatttacaACCTGAATTCTGAAGTCTCTCTTTGTGCATTTCCTAAATCGTCCTCTTTCCTTACTGTTCTCTAGGTAGGTTTCTTTGGTTAATGCGTCATATTATGCATACTTCCACTCCCTGTATGGGCTTTTCCCTTTAAATTGGTTGTCTTTTGTTCAGTCTGAAgcaaattttacttttttatatgaaATAAGCTCTACTTCAATGATGGATATTATGGGCAGAAGAACTAACATtgtttcctttctcttctttgagATGCACTTCTGGTCTTCATCATTCCAAAATGCAGAAATTTGTTTGTCTTTTACATCTGAATGGATGCCAAGAAGTTCATGCAGTTGGtcgaggagaaaaagaagagagctCTTGAGAAGAAAGAAGCCCGCTTGAAATGGGAGCAAAAACTTGAAGCTGCAGCAGAAGCAAAGTCTGATGCTGAAGCTAGAGAGAAAGCCAAGGTAGCTAagcataaaaggaaattaaacTCGGGGTCTGATATTGCCAGTGACAATGACAGTGGATATGAAGGGAAAAAGGCCACCAAAAAGCACCACAAGAAGCATAGGAAGCACCATAGCTCTGAGTCGGGTGATTCGGATAGGAAGGATAAGAAATCCAAGCGAAGGCCTAAGAGAAGATCCTCTCATTCCAGTGACGATAGCAGTGAGGAATATGATGGTGATtcagaagaagagagaagaagaaagaagcgGAGCCACAAGAAGCGTAGGCAACATGATAGACACTCAGATAATAGTTCCTCAGACTCTTCAGATGTAAGAAGAAGACGCCATTCAAAGCATCACAAACGTCATCGACGATCACACTCAGATGGTTCAGAGTCTTCCAGTGATGATGACCATGCTGCAGCTAGGAAACGAAGCCACACGAAGCATCATAAACGGCACGGAAGGTTGGACTCAGATGCTTCTGTCTCTTCTAGTGATGAAGCAAAACTGAACAGCAGTAATCACGGAAAACATAGGAAGCGTCATCATAGATCCCATAGTCATGATTCAAGTTCTTCGGATTCTGAAGATTTTAGGCGTGATAGAAGTAGATCCCTAGGTAGATCTTCTGTTGAGAATGAGGAATTAGATAGAAAAGAAAAGCACAGGAAGAATCATCATCGACATGGTCATCACCGTCCTCACCATTCCAACCATAAGCATCGCTGCTCTGATGAAGTGTCAAAGGACAATCATCATCAACCtcatgaagaaaaagaaagaaatggtgaGCCAGTGGAACACGCTTCTGAGGTGCGCAAGGAAAGTGATACCAATGGTGATGCTCATGGGATTCAAAATGCTTAGAATGTTAGGACTGTCCCAATTCATGTTTTTGTTTTAACTTTGGCATTCTGTGGAACCATTAACTGCCATTGCTCATTACTGTTGTGCTGTAATTTGTTTTGGTTGGAGGTCTAAAACCCTAACTTTCTTAATACCGTTCAATCTTTCTTCAGGCTAGCACATAATGATTCTGTGGTTAGTTAACAGAGTGACATTGTGTGGCGAAATATTTTCGTTACGTTCGGTGGCACTTGCACGGAATTATCAGTTTTGCTGTGATTATGCTGTGTTGATTAGTGATGTTTTGAACAGTACGCTAAATTTTATACATGTTATGAAGTGTTATAACTAAAGTAATTGCTATCCTAAAAGCAGCTTGTTAGTATATTTATTAGTGCATCTCTTTGGTCTATCATAAGTTATTGAGAGAAGCAGGTTTCTGTCTGTTTATTTAATATGCAAATTTGCTCAGTTGCCGAAAGGTTCTGTTAAAAGAGA contains these protein-coding regions:
- the LOC132067577 gene encoding vacuolar-sorting protein BRO1; protein product: MTSPSSTAATNVMLAIFEKKTVSFDLYRPLRNYIVFNYSEREAQNLEDDLQTIKQYRIEIERVPADSLPARRDVLQNYYKALCAVESRFPISNDKDHINSVFFTWYDTFKNKQKAVQQNIHLEKAAVLFNLGAVHSQMGLSLDRSAVEGRRQASHSFIAAAGAFAFLRDNVAMKASMGNSTTVDMSVECAGMLERLMLAQAQECVFENTIAKGSTPGVCAKISRQVGIYYEEALAALNVAPLNYHFDKGWVAHVQLKAALFYAEACYRYGMELHEKEEIAEEIARLKSGISALSEAKKTSPKGAAQQLLDAINKLEANLNQNLARAVKENDRVYLMRVPQASSLPPLPAFSMVKPMPMNDVLDASKEKMFASLVPDNSAKALSRYTEMVDDVIRTQAERLQQGSELARVKLREMDLPDSILALEGNLTLPMALKEDVEAVQICGGPAGLEAELQQLNDLKRVNQELLVQTEELLQKEAAEDAQFRSQFGTRWTRPQSSTLTKNLQDRLNRFAANLKQAAESDARIERSVRDHAALMSILDRRPIESALPTLARPIMSLDANEDAIAGALKQSLRQLEGLGAQRAGLEDMLKEMKRKDDILPKLMTSTGSHEDLFRKEIAKYDHICEEISKNLEVQEQLLLQIQAQNEDFASIFNLEDYKASRERTYKQIEAAISKYQEIKENINEGLKFYVTLQDAITNVKQQGSDFVMTRNMQCREMMDDVQRQISGLSFQENKGSNGYNYPSAAQSHQVPRSNPQPPADPTNIPNAVRPPTPTYQPPQQPAMPGYTQNPPPYGAPQQPPPPYNLQASGPPYPPPQHQQQPPPSHEYGQPAYPGWRGPYYNAPPQQPAPLQQQGSMPRPPYTVRSPYHPPPHQGGYYQQ
- the LOC132067578 gene encoding uncharacterized protein LOC132067578 codes for the protein MDAKKFMQLVEEKKKRALEKKEARLKWEQKLEAAAEAKSDAEAREKAKVAKHKRKLNSGSDIASDNDSGYEGKKATKKHHKKHRKHHSSESGDSDRKDKKSKRRPKRRSSHSSDDSSEEYDGDSEEERRRKKRSHKKRRQHDRHSDNSSSDSSDVRRRRHSKHHKRHRRSHSDGSESSSDDDHAAARKRSHTKHHKRHGRLDSDASVSSSDEAKLNSSNHGKHRKRHHRSHSHDSSSSDSEDFRRDRSRSLGRSSVENEELDRKEKHRKNHHRHGHHRPHHSNHKHRCSDEVSKDNHHQPHEEKERNGEPVEHASEVRKESDTNGDAHGIQNA